A stretch of the Fibrobacter sp. UWT2 genome encodes the following:
- a CDS encoding EamA family transporter, whose translation MLFLLLTIGPAFLFACGNILEKSGVSTVGKRTGGTSRPWEFFKGVITNKFWWLGICCSGLATLGYYIAMARYDLSQVQPMMVLNPVLTALMGFCILKEALTKRIVIAICFVVAGLLYSVENLGESTAVQNIGMLWAYAGGLSAVTLVAHLWVKDREMVDSLIMGVGFGLSAAFYKSLAMDFDLDHIELSSVASLLMDFRTLGYIATYSIAFLYSQVSFSRGRALFIIPFSAAVGAAVPTLAGALVFSEAFPVGKAISVTLVLIGASLFIVRRPRRKKVQN comes from the coding sequence ATGCTTTTCTTGCTGTTGACAATCGGGCCGGCGTTTCTCTTTGCCTGCGGAAACATTCTCGAAAAATCGGGCGTTTCAACGGTAGGCAAGCGTACCGGCGGAACGTCCCGTCCGTGGGAATTCTTTAAGGGCGTTATTACCAATAAGTTCTGGTGGCTTGGAATTTGCTGCTCGGGCCTTGCAACGCTCGGCTACTACATTGCCATGGCCCGTTATGACTTGAGCCAGGTGCAGCCTATGATGGTCTTGAATCCGGTGCTGACGGCACTGATGGGCTTTTGCATTTTGAAAGAAGCTTTGACCAAGCGCATCGTGATTGCGATTTGCTTTGTGGTGGCGGGTCTTTTGTACTCCGTTGAAAACCTGGGCGAATCAACTGCGGTGCAAAACATCGGCATGCTTTGGGCGTATGCCGGCGGACTGAGTGCTGTAACGCTGGTGGCGCACTTGTGGGTCAAGGACCGTGAAATGGTTGACTCCTTGATTATGGGCGTGGGTTTTGGCCTTTCCGCCGCATTCTACAAGAGTCTTGCCATGGATTTTGACTTGGACCATATCGAGCTTTCTTCAGTGGCGAGCCTCCTGATGGATTTCAGAACCCTCGGCTACATTGCTACCTACAGCATTGCGTTCCTGTATTCGCAGGTCTCGTTCTCTCGTGGTCGCGCCTTGTTCATTATTCCGTTCAGTGCGGCCGTGGGTGCGGCGGTGCCGACTCTTGCCGGAGCCTTGGTGTTCTCGGAAGCATTCCCTGTAGGGAAGGCCATTTCGGTGACGTTGGTGTTGATTGGCGCCAGTTTGTTCATTGTGCGCCGTCCTCGCCGTAAAAAAGTTCAGAATTAA